In Arthrobacter sp. PAMC25284, a single genomic region encodes these proteins:
- a CDS encoding DUF5997 family protein yields MTSANSQSMKPATVAKKLGIYLPATPQEFQDSVITRADFAELQANPPEWLAELRRNGPHPRPVVAQKLNVSIAGLARGGVEEALTSADITALLQAPPAWLVAERSTHAAVRAEAQRVKDDAAKKDAKKARTAAS; encoded by the coding sequence ATGACCTCTGCAAACTCCCAGTCCATGAAGCCGGCCACCGTTGCCAAGAAGCTTGGCATCTACCTGCCCGCAACACCCCAGGAGTTCCAGGATTCAGTGATCACCCGCGCCGATTTCGCCGAGCTCCAGGCCAACCCGCCGGAATGGCTCGCCGAGCTGCGCCGAAACGGCCCGCACCCCCGCCCGGTGGTCGCGCAGAAACTCAACGTCTCCATCGCCGGCCTGGCCCGCGGCGGCGTCGAAGAGGCGCTGACGTCGGCGGACATCACCGCACTGCTGCAGGCTCCCCCGGCCTGGCTCGTGGCCGAGCGCTCCACCCACGCCGCCGTGCGCGCCGAGGCCCAGCGGGTCAAGGACGACGCTGCCAAAAAGGACGCCAAGAAGGCCCGCACCGCGGCCAGCTAG
- a CDS encoding NRAMP family divalent metal transporter, producing the protein METTTVKAALKPAARRSALLGAMFLMATSAIGPGFITQTTAFTVQLGAAFAFAILVSILVDIAIQTNVWRIIGVSGLRAQELGNKVLPGVGWFLAGLVFLGGIVFNIGNIGGTGLGTNAMMGVDPKIGGAVSAVVAILIFLSKRAGVALDRIVVILGALMILMTLYVAIVSAPPLGEALKNTIMPEKVDFLIITTLIGGTIGGYITYAGAHRMLDTGVTGVENVKQITQSSIVGILVTCVMRILLFLAIFGVVAGGVTLTGNNLAASAFQAAAGDIGMRVFGVILWAASITSVIGAAYTSVSFVTKSTTTDRTRNLITVGFIAFCTVAYVLIGQAPQQLLIFAGAFNGLILPVGFGVLLWVAWRRRDLMQGYVYPKGLLVIGVVAWLLTLFLGYSSVTTLGKLWA; encoded by the coding sequence ATGGAAACCACCACCGTCAAGGCCGCCCTCAAGCCGGCCGCCCGGCGATCCGCCCTGCTGGGCGCCATGTTCCTTATGGCCACCAGCGCCATCGGCCCGGGGTTCATCACCCAGACGACGGCGTTCACCGTCCAGCTCGGCGCTGCCTTTGCCTTCGCGATCCTGGTCTCGATCCTGGTCGATATCGCCATCCAGACCAATGTCTGGCGCATCATTGGCGTCTCCGGCCTACGGGCCCAGGAGCTCGGCAACAAGGTCCTCCCCGGGGTCGGCTGGTTCCTGGCGGGGCTGGTGTTCCTCGGCGGCATCGTCTTCAACATCGGCAACATCGGAGGCACCGGCCTCGGCACCAACGCCATGATGGGTGTGGATCCGAAAATCGGCGGTGCGGTGTCCGCCGTCGTGGCAATCCTGATCTTCCTCAGCAAGCGCGCCGGCGTGGCACTGGACCGGATCGTGGTGATCCTCGGGGCGCTGATGATCCTCATGACGCTCTATGTGGCCATCGTGTCCGCCCCGCCGCTGGGCGAGGCACTTAAGAACACGATCATGCCGGAGAAGGTCGACTTCCTGATCATCACCACCCTGATCGGCGGCACGATCGGCGGGTACATCACGTACGCCGGCGCGCACCGGATGCTGGATACCGGCGTCACCGGCGTGGAAAACGTCAAGCAGATCACGCAAAGCTCCATCGTGGGCATCCTGGTCACCTGCGTTATGCGCATCCTGCTGTTCCTGGCCATCTTCGGCGTCGTCGCCGGCGGCGTGACCCTGACCGGCAACAACCTGGCCGCCTCCGCGTTCCAGGCCGCAGCCGGCGATATCGGCATGCGGGTCTTCGGCGTCATCCTGTGGGCCGCCTCCATCACCTCCGTGATCGGCGCGGCGTACACTTCCGTGTCCTTCGTGACCAAGTCCACCACCACGGACCGCACCCGGAACCTGATCACCGTCGGCTTCATCGCGTTCTGCACCGTGGCGTACGTCCTGATCGGCCAGGCCCCGCAGCAGCTCCTCATCTTCGCGGGCGCCTTCAACGGCCTGATCCTCCCTGTCGGCTTCGGGGTGCTGCTCTGGGTGGCCTGGCGCCGACGGGACCTCATGCAGGGCTACGTCTATCCCAAGGGCCTGCTCGTCATTGGCGTGGTGGCGTGGCTGCTGACCCTGTTCCTGGGCTACAGCTCAGTCACGACCCTGGGCAAACTGTGGGCGTAA
- a CDS encoding putative hydro-lyase: protein MPTPAGRPVDPSSLLPAEARALFRSGLVTPTSGWSSGYAQANLIIVPKAQAFDVLLFAQRNPKPCPVLGVLDAGETSGALLAGGDIRTDVPKYVVYQDGRKVDEPTDITDHWRDDLVTFIVGCSFTFESALQANGIHVAHIDQGVNVPMYQTSVRCEPAGEMAGPLVVSMRPIPASQVADAVRVTSRYPAVHGAPVHVGNPAELGIADLGRPDFGDPVRIPEGHVPVFWACGVTPQAAVMESRPALAIAHAPGHMLITDARDSAYQVP, encoded by the coding sequence ATGCCGACACCCGCCGGCCGACCCGTGGACCCTTCGAGTCTGCTCCCGGCCGAGGCACGGGCCCTGTTCCGCTCCGGCCTCGTAACCCCGACCTCGGGCTGGAGCAGCGGCTACGCGCAGGCCAACCTGATCATCGTCCCCAAGGCGCAGGCGTTCGACGTTCTCCTCTTCGCGCAGCGCAATCCCAAGCCCTGCCCGGTGCTGGGGGTGCTCGACGCCGGCGAAACCTCCGGTGCGCTGCTCGCCGGAGGGGACATCCGAACCGACGTACCCAAGTACGTGGTGTATCAGGATGGCCGGAAAGTCGACGAACCAACTGACATCACCGATCACTGGCGCGATGACCTGGTGACGTTCATTGTGGGTTGCAGCTTCACTTTCGAATCCGCCCTCCAGGCCAATGGCATCCACGTGGCCCACATCGACCAGGGCGTGAATGTGCCCATGTACCAAACGTCCGTCCGCTGTGAGCCGGCCGGCGAGATGGCCGGGCCCCTGGTGGTCTCGATGCGACCGATTCCGGCCTCCCAGGTGGCCGACGCCGTCCGCGTCACGTCCCGCTACCCGGCGGTGCACGGCGCCCCGGTCCATGTGGGCAACCCGGCCGAGCTGGGCATCGCGGACCTGGGCCGGCCGGACTTCGGCGACCCGGTCCGCATCCCCGAGGGGCACGTTCCGGTCTTCTGGGCGTGCGGGGTGACGCCGCAGGCGGCCGTTATGGAGTCCCGTCCCGCGCTG